The Paracoccus sp. MC1862 genome includes a window with the following:
- a CDS encoding OmpA family protein, with protein sequence MNGLRTAAAVFLLAGLGACAQTPPIATVTDPYAGSRYTGTLPGGTLPGASAEDFRRIAGDTVWFPENDAALDGRARETLVRQAGWLKQNGSFSTVIEGHADEQGTREYNLALGARRASAVQEYLVSQGVERGRIRTSSYGKERPFEICSDPACQAQNRRTVTVVTPRAGV encoded by the coding sequence ATGAACGGCCTTCGCACCGCTGCCGCCGTGTTCCTGCTTGCGGGTCTGGGCGCCTGCGCCCAGACCCCGCCCATTGCAACGGTGACCGATCCCTACGCAGGCAGCCGCTATACCGGCACGCTGCCCGGCGGCACCCTTCCCGGCGCCAGCGCCGAGGATTTCCGCCGCATTGCCGGCGACACCGTCTGGTTCCCCGAAAACGATGCGGCGCTGGACGGCCGCGCGCGCGAGACCTTGGTGCGGCAGGCCGGCTGGCTTAAGCAGAACGGCAGCTTCTCGACCGTCATCGAGGGGCACGCGGACGAGCAGGGGACGCGGGAATACAACCTCGCGCTGGGGGCTCGGCGGGCCAGCGCGGTGCAGGAATACCTGGTCTCGCAGGGCGTGGAACGGGGACGCATCCGCACCAGTTCCTATGGCAAGGAGCGGCCCTTCGAGATCTGTTCCGATCCCGCCTGTCAGGCCCAGAACCGCCGGACCGTGACCGTTGTCACGCCGAGG